A window of Mycobacteriales bacterium contains these coding sequences:
- a CDS encoding aromatic ring-hydroxylating dioxygenase subunit alpha, whose amino-acid sequence MAEKKTKASRVPYAMEVPDRIRKERYYDREFFELEAEQLWPRVWQMACRLEEIPNPRDFATYEILDQSVIVVRQDDMSVRAFHNACRHRGVRLVEGHGTSTSGFTCPFHGWCYASDGANTFISRAGTFSEANLDPAQVGLQQVRCETWGGCAWINLDPKAPDLRASIEPFATYMDAWQLDNMHPEWWYSFRLPVNWKLAQEAFMEQYHVLETHPQLRLPGRYPAKNKPFDQQAFLDAELTYLQVMSEGMAGMVHANDVKVAARIMPKTTLPADPVQARVAWERTLNDAVVKWHRSKKHLIPDLNQIEDDGLTEPMVYCFPHFFILPMYSSASQYRFRPIGPEETLMEIWSLTRFPDGAPLPKLPVPEPMAHDDPRVPPIPTQDFSNLPKQQLGLHSRSFEFMRISAQIEGHLSNFHRTIDGYLEGLPSKKLLKAHRQLNINPLERPIVDLGL is encoded by the coding sequence ATGGCGGAGAAGAAGACGAAGGCATCGCGGGTGCCGTATGCGATGGAGGTGCCCGACCGGATCCGCAAGGAGCGCTACTACGACCGTGAGTTCTTCGAGCTCGAGGCCGAGCAGCTGTGGCCGCGGGTGTGGCAGATGGCCTGCCGGCTCGAGGAGATCCCGAACCCCCGTGACTTCGCCACCTACGAGATCCTCGACCAGTCGGTGATCGTCGTCCGTCAAGACGACATGAGCGTGCGTGCCTTCCACAACGCGTGCCGCCACCGTGGTGTGCGTCTGGTCGAAGGCCACGGCACCAGCACGAGCGGCTTCACCTGCCCGTTCCACGGCTGGTGCTATGCGTCAGACGGCGCCAACACGTTCATCTCGCGGGCGGGCACGTTCTCCGAGGCCAACCTCGACCCGGCGCAGGTCGGCCTTCAGCAGGTGCGTTGCGAGACGTGGGGAGGGTGTGCCTGGATCAACCTCGACCCGAAGGCACCGGACCTACGGGCGAGCATCGAGCCATTCGCGACGTACATGGACGCCTGGCAGCTCGACAACATGCACCCGGAGTGGTGGTACTCCTTCCGGCTGCCGGTGAACTGGAAGCTCGCGCAAGAGGCGTTCATGGAGCAGTACCACGTGCTCGAAACGCATCCGCAGCTACGGCTGCCGGGCCGCTACCCCGCCAAGAACAAGCCGTTCGACCAGCAGGCCTTCCTCGACGCCGAGCTCACCTACCTGCAGGTGATGAGCGAGGGCATGGCGGGGATGGTCCACGCGAACGACGTCAAGGTCGCGGCGCGCATCATGCCGAAGACCACCCTGCCCGCCGACCCGGTCCAGGCGCGGGTCGCCTGGGAGCGCACCCTCAACGACGCGGTGGTCAAGTGGCATCGCAGCAAGAAGCATCTGATCCCGGATCTCAACCAGATCGAGGACGACGGCCTCACCGAGCCGATGGTCTACTGCTTCCCGCACTTCTTCATCCTGCCGATGTACAGCAGCGCATCGCAGTACCGGTTCCGGCCGATCGGACCGGAGGAGACGCTGATGGAGATCTGGTCGTTGACCAGGTTCCCGGACGGTGCGCCCTTGCCGAAGCTGCCGGTCCCGGAGCCGATGGCGCACGACGACCCGCGGGTGCCCCCCATCCCGACCCAGGACTTCTCGAACCTGCCGAAGCAGCAGCTCGGGCTGCACTCGCGCTCCTTCGAGTTCATGCGGATCTCGGCGCAGATCGAAGGGCACCTGTCGAACTTCCATCGCACGATCGACGGTTATCTCGAAGGCCTGCCCAGCAAGAAGCTGCTCAAGGCCCACCGGCAGCTCAACATCAACCCCCTCGAGCGGCCGATCGTCGACCTCGGTCTCTAA